From the genome of Arvicola amphibius chromosome 9, mArvAmp1.2, whole genome shotgun sequence, one region includes:
- the Igfbp6 gene encoding insulin-like growth factor-binding protein 6 isoform X2 translates to MDPGSGAQTSCRGGCVEEEDAGSHAEGCAEAGGCLRREGQPCGVYIPKCAPGLQCQPRENEETPLRALLMGQGRCQRSRGPSEETIKERKPHGGASHQRDTSHRDRQKNPGTSTTPVRPNPGAVQDTEMGPCRRHLDSILQNLQTEVFRGGSHGLYVPNCDLRGFYRKQQCRSSQGNRRGPCWCVDPMGRPLPGSPDGHGGSQCSARGSG, encoded by the exons ATGGACCCAG GGTCCGGGGCGCAGACCAGCTGTCGCGGGGGCTGCGTGGAGGAGGAAGACGCAGGGTCGCATGCAGAAGGCTGTGCAGAAGCTGGGGGTTGCCTCCGGAGAGAAGGGCAACCGTGCGGGGTCTACATCCCTAAGTGCGCTCCAGGACTGCAGTGCCAACCGCGAGAAAACGAAGAGACACCTTTGCGGGCCCTGCTGATGGGCCAGGGCCGCTGTCAACGCTCCAGGGGCCCGTCAG AGGAGACTATAAAGGAAAGGAAACCCCATGGAGGTGCCTCCCACCAACGTGACACAAGCCACAGAGACCGGCAGAAGAATCCAGGGACCTCCACCACCCCTGTAAGGCCCAATCCAGGGGCTGTTCAAGACACTGAGATG GGTCCTTGCCGCAGACACTTGGATTCCATACTGCAGAACCTCCAGACTGAGGTCTTCCGAGGGGGCTCACACGGGCTCTATGTGCCAAATTGTGACCTCAGAGGCTTCTACAGAAAGCAGCAG TGCCGTTCCTCTCAGGGGAATCGCCGCGGTCCCTGCTGGTGTGTGGATCCAATGGGCCGGCCCTTGCCAGGGTCTCCGGATGGCCATGGAGGTTCTCAGTGCTCTGCCAGGGGCAGTGGCTAA
- the Igfbp6 gene encoding insulin-like growth factor-binding protein 6 isoform X1, with translation MRPCPLSLPLHLAFKGGVFKGCFLKQRSNGPQQPHYTLEGVHWAKTLTMTRDRLPPLPLLLLLTLLLAAGSGSGAQTSCRGGCVEEEDAGSHAEGCAEAGGCLRREGQPCGVYIPKCAPGLQCQPRENEETPLRALLMGQGRCQRSRGPSEETIKERKPHGGASHQRDTSHRDRQKNPGTSTTPVRPNPGAVQDTEMGPCRRHLDSILQNLQTEVFRGGSHGLYVPNCDLRGFYRKQQCRSSQGNRRGPCWCVDPMGRPLPGSPDGHGGSQCSARGSG, from the exons ATGAGACCCTGCCCTCTTTCCCTCCCGCTTCACCTGGCTTTCAAGGGCGGGGTTTTTAAGGGCTGCTTCTTAAAGCAGAGGAGCAACGGCCCGCAGCAGCCACATTACACTCTGGAAGGAGTGCACTGGGCAAAAACGCTGACCATGACCCGGGACAGGCTGCCGCCTCTACCGCTGCTGTTGTTGCTAACCCTGTTACTCGCTGCGGGCTCAGGGTCCGGGGCGCAGACCAGCTGTCGCGGGGGCTGCGTGGAGGAGGAAGACGCAGGGTCGCATGCAGAAGGCTGTGCAGAAGCTGGGGGTTGCCTCCGGAGAGAAGGGCAACCGTGCGGGGTCTACATCCCTAAGTGCGCTCCAGGACTGCAGTGCCAACCGCGAGAAAACGAAGAGACACCTTTGCGGGCCCTGCTGATGGGCCAGGGCCGCTGTCAACGCTCCAGGGGCCCGTCAG AGGAGACTATAAAGGAAAGGAAACCCCATGGAGGTGCCTCCCACCAACGTGACACAAGCCACAGAGACCGGCAGAAGAATCCAGGGACCTCCACCACCCCTGTAAGGCCCAATCCAGGGGCTGTTCAAGACACTGAGATG GGTCCTTGCCGCAGACACTTGGATTCCATACTGCAGAACCTCCAGACTGAGGTCTTCCGAGGGGGCTCACACGGGCTCTATGTGCCAAATTGTGACCTCAGAGGCTTCTACAGAAAGCAGCAG TGCCGTTCCTCTCAGGGGAATCGCCGCGGTCCCTGCTGGTGTGTGGATCCAATGGGCCGGCCCTTGCCAGGGTCTCCGGATGGCCATGGAGGTTCTCAGTGCTCTGCCAGGGGCAGTGGCTAA